The following coding sequences lie in one Arachis ipaensis cultivar K30076 chromosome B03, Araip1.1, whole genome shotgun sequence genomic window:
- the LOC107632696 gene encoding protein GLE1-like: MGAVKLVFHSSPRIDGVSVDPEPDWSFDALVSELNTLEAKLATTSVTSSQFQKTMPTWKRGGERGKPFVLRAQEFDLDDTESDDDGDNKALVPVKRFNCDELYLRCLFLLEP; the protein is encoded by the exons AT GGGAGCGGTGAAGTTAGTCTTTCATTCTTCGCCGCGTATAGATGGCGTTTCTGTTGATCCTGAACCCGATTGGAGCTTCGACGCTCTCGTTTCGGAGCTCAATACCTTGGAGGCGAAGCTCGCCACTACTTCGgttacttcctcgcagttccagAAAACAATGCCTACTTGGAAGAGAGGAGGTGAGAGAGGTAAACCTTTCGTGTTGCGTGctcaagaatttgatttggatgACACAGAGAGCGACGATGATGGGGATAACAAAGCTTTGGTACCTGTCAAACGATTCAATTGCGATGAACTTTATCTGAGGTGCCTCTTTCTTCTTGAACCCTAG